A window of Rhododendron vialii isolate Sample 1 chromosome 11a, ASM3025357v1 contains these coding sequences:
- the LOC131307665 gene encoding amino acid transporter AVT3B — MTGLMNNKKSASTSSDGGIIPTEDTPLLLQGKSPKQQPPPPLSSQSKAFANVFIAIVGAGVLGLPYTFMKCGWFTSLLMISAVAALTCHCMMLLIHTRKKLEDSSSNITITSFGDLGFAVCGPIGRFTVDFMVVLSQTGFCIGYLIFIGNTLASLFNSSPNVRLSPKIWGFTAKSFYIWGVFPFQLGLNAIPSLTLLAPLSIFADIVDVGAMGIVMVEEVLTVVKQRPAVEAFTGFSAFFYGLGVAVFSFEGVGLVLPLESEMKDKKKFGKTLGLTMLFIAVLYGSFGALGYFAFGDDTRDIITGNLGKGLLSTLVQLGLCINLFFTLPLMMNPVYEVMERRYWDGRYCLWMRWMLVLVISFVALSVPNFADFMSLVGSSICCALGFVLPALFHFLAFKNEMGWKGLYLDMGIIILGAVLGATGTWSSLLEIVSVKV, encoded by the coding sequence aTGACGGGATTAATGAACAACAAAAAATCGGCTTCTACATCCTCAGATGGCGGTATCATCCCAACAGAAGACACCCCTCTTCTTCTACAGGGAAAGTCTCCCAAACAACAACCGCCACCGCCTCTTTCCTCTCAATCAAAAGCATTCGCCAATGTCTTCATCGCCATCGTGGGCGCCGGCGTTTTGGGCCTCCCCTACACCTTCATGAAATGCGGATGGTTCACCTCTCTCCTCATGATCTCCGCCGTCGCCGCCCTAACCTGCCATTGCATGATGCTCCTCATCCACACCCGCAAAAAACTCGAGGACTCTTCTTCAAACATCACCATCACCTCCTTCGGTGACCTGGGTTTTGCCGTTTGTGGCCCCATTGGCAGATTCACCGTCGATTTCATGGTCGTCCTCTCCCAAACTGGATTCTGCATAGGCTACCTCATTTTCATCGGTAACACCTTAGCCTCTCTCTTCAATTCATCACCCAATGTAAGACTCTCCCCCAAAATATGGGGATTCACTGCCAAAAGCTTTTACATTTGGGGTGTTTTCCCATTCCAATTAGGGTTAAATGCAATCCCGAGTTTGACCCTTTTAGCCCCCCTGAGTATATTTGCTGACATTGTCGACGTGGGGGCAATGGGGATTGTGATGGTTGAGGAGGTGTTGACGGTTGTGAAGCAAAGGCCAGCTGTTGAGGCCTTCACGGGTTTCTCTGCTTTCTTTTATGGTTTGGGAGTGGCTGTGTTCTCGTTCGAAGGGGTTGGCTTAGTTTTACCGCTAGAATCAGAGATGAAGGACAAGAAGAAATTTGGAAAAACATTGGGATTGACCATGTTGTTCATTGCAGTGTTGTATGGATCATTTGGAGCACTGGGTTACTTTGCTTTCGGTGACGACACAAGAGATATAATCACGGGTAACTTGGGAAAAGGATTGCTCAGTACTTTGGTTCAACTGGGCCTCTGTATAAATTTGTTCTTCACCCTCCCGTTGATGATGAACCCAGTTTATGAGGTGATGGAGAGAAGGTATTGGGATGGGAGGTATTGCTTGTGGATGAGATGGATGCTGGTTTTGGTGATCAGTTTTGTGGCTCTTTCTGTCCCCAATTTCGCTGATTTCATGTCGCTGGTGGGGAGTAGCATATGTTGTGCATTAGGTTTTGTTTTGCCTGCTTTGTTCCATTTTCTTGCATTCAAGAATGAGATGGGGTGGAAAGGACTCTATTTGGACATGGGCATTATTATTCTTGGAGCTGTTCTTGGGGCTACAGGTACTTGGTCTTCCTTATTAGAAATTGTCTCCGTGAAGGTATGA
- the LOC131306303 gene encoding alpha-1,3-mannosyl-glycoprotein 2-beta-N-acetylglucosaminyltransferase isoform X3 — MVKWSCDFRYLLLVAAVAFIYIQIESENHCTSQMRLLIDQISMQRGRILDLEEKRKLQDHECRQLRALIEDLQRKGLEKRTDKEQVPVAAVVVMACNRADYLEKTVKSILKYQRSVASKYPLFVSQDGEDPDVKSKALSYNQLTYMQHLDYEQVQTERPGELIAYYKIARHYKWALDQLFNKHNFDRVIILEDDMEIAPDFFDYFEAAAAILDNDKSIMAVSSWNDNGQKQFVQDPHALYRSDFFPGLGWMLSKSTWGELSPKWPKAYWDDWLRLKENHKGRQFIRPEVCRTYNFGEHGSSFGQFFKQYLEPIKLNDVKVDWKSTNLSYLMEVYDTWNDHVDQYVTHFADMVKNARPIHGTDAVLKVSNIDDDLRILYKDQEDFERIAHQFGIFEEWKDGVPRTAYKGVVVFRYQTRKRVFLVGPVSLQQLGIE, encoded by the exons atggtcAAATGGTCATGCGATTTCCGATACCTTCTTCTCGTTGCGGCGGTTGCATTCATCTACATCCAG ATAGAATCAGAAAACCACTGTACAAGTCAAATGCGGTTACTAATTGATCAAATAAGCATGCAGCGAGGGAGGATTCTAGACTTAGAAG AGAAAAGGAAGCTTCAAGACCATGAGTGCAGACAATTGAGAGCTCTTATTGAAGACCTTCAAA GGAAAGGCCTTGAGAAAAGAACTGACAAAGAACAG GTTCCAGTGGCAGCAGTCGTGGTTATGGCTTGCAATCGTGCTGACTATCTGGAAAAGACCGTTAAATCTATCCTAAA ATACCAACGTTCTGTTGCTTCAAAGTACCCCCTTTTTGTATCCCAG GATGGAGAAGATCCTGATGTCAAAAGCAAGGCTTTGAGTTACAATCAGCTAACCTACATGCAG CACTTGGATTATGAGCAAGTGCAAACCGAGAGGCCTGGGGAATTGATTGCATATTACAAGATTGCAC GTCATTACAAATGGGCGCTGGATCAATTGTTTAATAAACATAATTTTGATCGAGTTATCATACTTGAAG ATGATATGGAAATTGCCCCTGATTTCTTCGACTATTTTGAGGCTGCAGCCGCCATCCTTGATAACGATAA GTCGATTATGGCTGTTTCTTCATGGAATGACAATGGGCAAAAGCAGTTTGTGCAGGATCCTC ATGCGCTTTACCGTTCTGATTTTTTCCCTGGACTTGGCTGGATGCTGTCTAAATCTACTTGGGGTGAACTATCTCCAAAGTGGCCGAAAG CTTACTGGGATGATTGGTTGAGGTTGAAAGAGAATCACAAAGGTCGACAGTTTATTCGTCCtgaagtgtgcagaacgtataATTTTGGTGAGCAT GGTTCTAGTTTTGGCCAATTCTTCAAACAATATCTTGAGCCGATTAAGCTGAATGATGTGAAG GTTGATTGGAAGTCTACGAATCTGAGCTACCTAATGGAGGTATATGATACATGGAATGATCACGTG GACCAGTATGTCACACATTTTGCTGACATGGTTAAGAATGCGAGACCTATCCATGGAACTGATGCCGTTCTGAAGGTATCTAACATAGATGATGATTTGCGCATCCTGTACAAAGATCAGGAAGACTTTGAACGCATTGCACATCAATTTGGCATTTTTGAAGAATGGAAG GATGGTGTGCCAAGAACAGCATACAAAGGAGTTGTTGTGTTCCGATACCAAACCCGCAAACGTGTATTCCTTGTTGGTCCTGTATCTCTTCAACAGCTTGGAATTGAATAA
- the LOC131306303 gene encoding alpha-1,3-mannosyl-glycoprotein 2-beta-N-acetylglucosaminyltransferase isoform X2 — protein MVKWSCDFRYLLLVAAVAFIYIQMRLFATQSEYADRLAAAIESENHCTSQMRLLIDQISMQRGRILDLEEKRKLQDHECRQLRALIEDLQRKGLEKRTDKEQVPVAAVVVMACNRADYLEKTVKSILKYQRSVASKYPLFVSQDGEDPDVKSKALSYNQLTYMQHLDYEQVQTERPGELIAYYKIARHYKWALDQLFNKHNFDRVIILEDDMEIAPDFFDYFEAAAAILDNDKSIMAVSSWNDNGQKQFVQDPHALYRSDFFPGLGWMLSKSTWGELSPKWPKAYWDDWLRLKENHKGRQFIRPEVCRTYNFGEHGSSFGQFFKQYLEPIKLNDVKVDWKSTNLSYLMEDQYVTHFADMVKNARPIHGTDAVLKVSNIDDDLRILYKDQEDFERIAHQFGIFEEWKDGVPRTAYKGVVVFRYQTRKRVFLVGPVSLQQLGIE, from the exons atggtcAAATGGTCATGCGATTTCCGATACCTTCTTCTCGTTGCGGCGGTTGCATTCATCTACATCCAG ATGCGGCTTTTTGCTACACAATCAGAATACGCTGATCGGCTTGCTGCTGCA ATAGAATCAGAAAACCACTGTACAAGTCAAATGCGGTTACTAATTGATCAAATAAGCATGCAGCGAGGGAGGATTCTAGACTTAGAAG AGAAAAGGAAGCTTCAAGACCATGAGTGCAGACAATTGAGAGCTCTTATTGAAGACCTTCAAA GGAAAGGCCTTGAGAAAAGAACTGACAAAGAACAG GTTCCAGTGGCAGCAGTCGTGGTTATGGCTTGCAATCGTGCTGACTATCTGGAAAAGACCGTTAAATCTATCCTAAA ATACCAACGTTCTGTTGCTTCAAAGTACCCCCTTTTTGTATCCCAG GATGGAGAAGATCCTGATGTCAAAAGCAAGGCTTTGAGTTACAATCAGCTAACCTACATGCAG CACTTGGATTATGAGCAAGTGCAAACCGAGAGGCCTGGGGAATTGATTGCATATTACAAGATTGCAC GTCATTACAAATGGGCGCTGGATCAATTGTTTAATAAACATAATTTTGATCGAGTTATCATACTTGAAG ATGATATGGAAATTGCCCCTGATTTCTTCGACTATTTTGAGGCTGCAGCCGCCATCCTTGATAACGATAA GTCGATTATGGCTGTTTCTTCATGGAATGACAATGGGCAAAAGCAGTTTGTGCAGGATCCTC ATGCGCTTTACCGTTCTGATTTTTTCCCTGGACTTGGCTGGATGCTGTCTAAATCTACTTGGGGTGAACTATCTCCAAAGTGGCCGAAAG CTTACTGGGATGATTGGTTGAGGTTGAAAGAGAATCACAAAGGTCGACAGTTTATTCGTCCtgaagtgtgcagaacgtataATTTTGGTGAGCAT GGTTCTAGTTTTGGCCAATTCTTCAAACAATATCTTGAGCCGATTAAGCTGAATGATGTGAAG GTTGATTGGAAGTCTACGAATCTGAGCTACCTAATGGAG GACCAGTATGTCACACATTTTGCTGACATGGTTAAGAATGCGAGACCTATCCATGGAACTGATGCCGTTCTGAAGGTATCTAACATAGATGATGATTTGCGCATCCTGTACAAAGATCAGGAAGACTTTGAACGCATTGCACATCAATTTGGCATTTTTGAAGAATGGAAG GATGGTGTGCCAAGAACAGCATACAAAGGAGTTGTTGTGTTCCGATACCAAACCCGCAAACGTGTATTCCTTGTTGGTCCTGTATCTCTTCAACAGCTTGGAATTGAATAA
- the LOC131306303 gene encoding alpha-1,3-mannosyl-glycoprotein 2-beta-N-acetylglucosaminyltransferase isoform X1, whose amino-acid sequence MVKWSCDFRYLLLVAAVAFIYIQMRLFATQSEYADRLAAAIESENHCTSQMRLLIDQISMQRGRILDLEEKRKLQDHECRQLRALIEDLQRKGLEKRTDKEQVPVAAVVVMACNRADYLEKTVKSILKYQRSVASKYPLFVSQDGEDPDVKSKALSYNQLTYMQHLDYEQVQTERPGELIAYYKIARHYKWALDQLFNKHNFDRVIILEDDMEIAPDFFDYFEAAAAILDNDKSIMAVSSWNDNGQKQFVQDPHALYRSDFFPGLGWMLSKSTWGELSPKWPKAYWDDWLRLKENHKGRQFIRPEVCRTYNFGEHGSSFGQFFKQYLEPIKLNDVKVDWKSTNLSYLMEVYDTWNDHVDQYVTHFADMVKNARPIHGTDAVLKVSNIDDDLRILYKDQEDFERIAHQFGIFEEWKDGVPRTAYKGVVVFRYQTRKRVFLVGPVSLQQLGIE is encoded by the exons atggtcAAATGGTCATGCGATTTCCGATACCTTCTTCTCGTTGCGGCGGTTGCATTCATCTACATCCAG ATGCGGCTTTTTGCTACACAATCAGAATACGCTGATCGGCTTGCTGCTGCA ATAGAATCAGAAAACCACTGTACAAGTCAAATGCGGTTACTAATTGATCAAATAAGCATGCAGCGAGGGAGGATTCTAGACTTAGAAG AGAAAAGGAAGCTTCAAGACCATGAGTGCAGACAATTGAGAGCTCTTATTGAAGACCTTCAAA GGAAAGGCCTTGAGAAAAGAACTGACAAAGAACAG GTTCCAGTGGCAGCAGTCGTGGTTATGGCTTGCAATCGTGCTGACTATCTGGAAAAGACCGTTAAATCTATCCTAAA ATACCAACGTTCTGTTGCTTCAAAGTACCCCCTTTTTGTATCCCAG GATGGAGAAGATCCTGATGTCAAAAGCAAGGCTTTGAGTTACAATCAGCTAACCTACATGCAG CACTTGGATTATGAGCAAGTGCAAACCGAGAGGCCTGGGGAATTGATTGCATATTACAAGATTGCAC GTCATTACAAATGGGCGCTGGATCAATTGTTTAATAAACATAATTTTGATCGAGTTATCATACTTGAAG ATGATATGGAAATTGCCCCTGATTTCTTCGACTATTTTGAGGCTGCAGCCGCCATCCTTGATAACGATAA GTCGATTATGGCTGTTTCTTCATGGAATGACAATGGGCAAAAGCAGTTTGTGCAGGATCCTC ATGCGCTTTACCGTTCTGATTTTTTCCCTGGACTTGGCTGGATGCTGTCTAAATCTACTTGGGGTGAACTATCTCCAAAGTGGCCGAAAG CTTACTGGGATGATTGGTTGAGGTTGAAAGAGAATCACAAAGGTCGACAGTTTATTCGTCCtgaagtgtgcagaacgtataATTTTGGTGAGCAT GGTTCTAGTTTTGGCCAATTCTTCAAACAATATCTTGAGCCGATTAAGCTGAATGATGTGAAG GTTGATTGGAAGTCTACGAATCTGAGCTACCTAATGGAGGTATATGATACATGGAATGATCACGTG GACCAGTATGTCACACATTTTGCTGACATGGTTAAGAATGCGAGACCTATCCATGGAACTGATGCCGTTCTGAAGGTATCTAACATAGATGATGATTTGCGCATCCTGTACAAAGATCAGGAAGACTTTGAACGCATTGCACATCAATTTGGCATTTTTGAAGAATGGAAG GATGGTGTGCCAAGAACAGCATACAAAGGAGTTGTTGTGTTCCGATACCAAACCCGCAAACGTGTATTCCTTGTTGGTCCTGTATCTCTTCAACAGCTTGGAATTGAATAA